The DNA window CAGATATCTGCAGCATAACAAGATTCGAGCCGTGAGTCCCAGTGCGTTCAGAGGACTGTATAATTTAACACGCCTGTGAGTTCAACATGTATCTTTTATCCCATGTACCTTTGCAAattcacatatatatatatatttcacagAGTTGCTATGATTTAGCAGTGGAAATCTgcctacagtacataataacgTACATGTTACAGATACAACAGAAGTAAAAGTATGACTGAGAGCATCATACTAACGTCAAACTATGGTGTGGTAGCTTTCCTGAAGGacgtttttgggggggggtctttgaaTCTTTTACACCATCCATAGTAATGCTGCCAACAtgataaatgaataataataataaaaaataatatttttggcacattgagattttctttttcttgaaTATAAATTCAGTTTTTGTTGTGGTACAGTTCAATTTGTTTCATCTTTGCAAGCAGATATCTCAGTTACAATAAGATATCGACTCTGAAGCCAGGAGTGTTCCAGGATCTTCATAAGCTGGAGTGGTTGTAagtttatattttctgttttcggCCTCTATTTGCACAACCTCTTTTTCCTTTGTTCTCTGATTTTCTAGGATTGTTTTCATTTGattatgatgtcacagtgtctcCGTGGAGAGCAATATGACCTCACAATTCCAGGGCTGGGGGACTGAATTCTGTTTCCACTCTCTGTGTTTGGAGTTGGACTTTTCTCCCCACATCCTGTGCTTTGTGGGATAGGGCTGCTCAGGATAAGCAGTAGGAATATCAATCATTGGTTATTATGTTGCATTTTAATTCACAATTGTAATTTCAGTTACGTGATGTGCTACAGATAATTGCAGGGGAGGAACAGCAGCAATTAACGTTCGCGATTTTCGCCTCTTTTTAATTGCAGGATATTGGAAAACAACAAAATCAGCCAGATTTCCTCGCTGACTTTTTCTGGGCTACATTCGCTGGTGCTTCTGTAAGTttctcatgttttttttcttcctgctgAGCTGACAGTGACTTATGTGGGTCTGACGCTTTTGTGGGTAACAGAGGGCTCTTCTGTCAAAGGGTGCTGCTTAACAACTCTCTCGGCCAGCTACACGATGACGCCGTATGTCGGGGGATGCCGAAACTCAACTGGCTGTACGTCCTTTTCCTGTTACCCCATTTTCCGAACCTTAGAGGAAACCCAACAAACATTAATTGTAATAATGCAACATTTCTTTTTCTGTATCCTGCAGTGTAAAGGTAGGAGTCGTCTTTTTCATTTCAAGCACTTGTATCATTTCAGCGACATGGAGGGGAATCAGATCGAGAGCGTAGGAGAAGTAACCTTCAGCTCCTGTAATATGCTGACCGTGCTGTAAGTGCATATTACTAAACgctttaaaatgtatcaaactaaGAAGAGCAAGTTCTCTCCTTTTCCGATATCATAGCAGAATATATACACCTGAGTAGGGAAGATGTAAAGTTGCTTAGCATATTCAGTCACATCCTGTCGCTGGGCGCtgagtgcacacacacacacacacacacacacacacacgcatgtacacacatgcacacacacacgcatgtacacacacacatagtgcaAACAAGTAACTCTCACAGCTACAGTTTGGAGTGGAATTCACAATCACAAGTCTAAAACTGAACTATCAGTTCTACCCACTGATCTTCAATGAAAGACTTTTTATTTTATCCAGCCGATTTAGGGTTTTTCACCAAACCAAAATGTAACAAACTTTCCCCAAAGTTGTTTAGCATGCAGCAGCTCACAGTTGTGACTCCGTATGTACCTGGATATTTTGTAATTCAAGTAAACTACATTCCTTGCTGAAGACCCCAGAAAATGCAATTGTGGGGAACGTCTGTTTCCCAAAATTCCCTGCGAATTTGATTGCAATTTGATTTTTGTCCCTCTGTGTCTGACCTCTCTAGAGTTCTTCAGAGGAATAGAATCAGTGACTTGCACGAAAAGGCTTTCTCATCTCTGAGAAGGCTTGGGGAACTGTAAGTTTATTTTGATTCATTTAAAGGATGACAGTTTACATGTTTAGTTTGTTCTGGTTATAGACAGTTAACCTTCGATGCTGCATAGGAGGGTGTTATAGCCAAGTGATACTAATGTTTATGATTAGTATCTAATTGTCACAAGCAAGCGCACCCTGGCAGATAAAGGGGGGCAGCACGATAGAGAGACCCCTGAAttcataaaataattaattttaatggGCACGGTGCCCAAGGTAACATTTTCTCAGGGGGGGCAGAATTTCTAACTACGACCCTGGTTACTAGTAATAATATATTTACTTGTTCAAAGTAAGTCACCACACATTGAGTAAGTTACATAGTTCTAGTTAAATAATAGCTAAATAACTGGGTCGCTGAGGTACATGTGACTCGCAGTACAGTTGCGATGGAAATTGAGctttatttattcatgatatcgttgcaaattgattttttttctctttgttcTCAGGGATTTATCCAGCAACAGAATCAAAGCGATACCTCGAAATTTATTTGTCGATCTTGGTGAGCTACTACAGCTGTAAGtctctgtatttttttatttgtcggTAGAGCGCACACTTAAAATCGCAATAATTAATCGTATTTATAATTTTTAGTAATCGTtacaataataattttataatcaTTTACAATAACAGAATGGGTTGGTAATTATCTGCTTCTTTTTTATAGAAACATATCATATAACCCTATTTTGGAGTTACAGCTGGACCACTTTGATAATCTGCATAAATTAAAATCACTGTGAGTTTCTTTCCTGGTTTATTTAATTTGGCTCTTTTATGCACATGCATAGATAAATATGTCAAGCATTTTTggtgatcagtgttgacacaccacagcacacaacaacaaaatgtgtcctctgcatttagcccatatgtgacatcgtgacatagcagggggcagctaattcagctcCCAGGgtgcagtaccttgctcagggaatctcagtggtgccttgctggttggggattcgaacctgcaatctttcaattacaagtgcgcttccctaaccatcaagccaccactgcccacatttTGCAACATTTTATTGCAAATGTTCCTTTACCGAGTACTTTTGCTCGACTGAAGGAAATATAGCATCACTTAAGGTCAGACATCAAAGATGTTTCAGAAGCTGTTTTCAGGACGTGGCACCATGCATGAAATCACCAGTAAAATTAATATCTTCAAGGGCTCCTATAACcactaaaaaaacatttcagtattAATAACTTCTGATAATTTCTCCCTCTTCTGGAAATTGCTCTTCCAAAGCTATTATGTAGTTTTCCAGCATTATTAAATAAACAATTTTTTGCCGTGTGGAAAATCCTCCTTTCTAATCTGTCCTGGAAATTGAAAAATTAAAGCTTCATAAATAAAGCTTTGCTCCATAAATTGGACACACGCAGAGTGCTAGCGATATTTCTGAGTACTCTGGGAAAGTTTTAAAAtctttgttgttttcattttggcTAGAATGTCTTTTGTATAAATGTTTGAAATATGAtctcattttaaataatcaacAAATTAAATCACAATTTGAAATATGTTAATTCTATTAAGGAGGGAAAATAATTTGCTCTCTGACTAAGTGGAGGAAATTATCAGTCGTCACTGGTTCTGTGCGCATAATGGCACAGATATATACCTTCTTAAAATAGAGgcttttgcttttttcttttatggaaGTGGTCAGTGGGAAAACGGTTGTTTGTGATTTCCAGAAGCATAGAGGGAATTGAGATCGCGAACATACAGAGGAGAATGTTTGAACCTCTGAAAAACCTCACGCACATGTAAGTCTTTCATGTACATTTTGTATTAGTGCTGTTTTTGACTTGGAGTTATTAATGGCCTTGGGTCCTTTGCTTACATCATGCAGGAATATATACAGGGGTGGAGCCACAGGGGCAGTGACCTCAGCTGAAAGCCGATTGGGTCCTACAGTGCCtcgcccctgtcactcacagattcaaaatatgtcattggctaatgataaaccATGCGGTGTTTCTCTTAAGAGGAATGGCAATATTACCCTGACCTTGTAATATCCCTGAAGCTCTAAATACAGTTGAAACCTGCACTATCTAAACTTTACACCACTGGTTTATTAACGCCCATTAAATCTAAAAGTGCAGCAATACTTCACAATTTAACGTGAAGGGAAAACCGTGAGCATTACAGTCAGCTGGTGCTATAAAATCCCTTGCCATGTTACAGAAATGCAGTTTATTCACAGTCGGTGGGTTTACCGATTCTAACAGATATTTCAAGAAGTTCCAGTACTGTGGCTACGCGCCCCACGTGCGTAGCTGCAAGCCCAACACCGACGGCATCTCCTCCTTCGAGGACCTGCTGGCCAACATCGTGCTGCGGGTCTTCGTCTGGGTCGTCTCGGCCACCACCTGCTTCGGCAACGTCTTCGTGATCGCCATGCGGTCCTACATCAGATCCGAGAACAAGCTGCATGCATTGTGCATCATCTCCCTCTGCTGTGAGTTCCTCTATGCTCATAAAATCTCACAATCTTTGGTCAATTCTGGGTTATTTTAACCGTGTTTGTGGAAAGGGTTCATTGGGATTAAGTGAAAAATTCTAAGTAAAATCAATAAATCATTgcatctaattttttttttttagatgacTTGCAACAACTTTTCTAAAATAGTGTTTGTCAACCCAGTCCTCTGAGACCCCCaaacagtacacatttttgctccctctcatgTCACACCACACCTAAAGCAATCAATCAAGTAATGAAGAACACAGAATACCTGGTACTGGTGTGTTGGCAGCTGGGaaggagcgaaaatgtggactgtctgagggtccacaaggactgggttgagaagcACTTATCTAGAGGGACTGAAAGACAAGAAAACACAATAATCCAGTGCAGGGAAAAAACTGGGAATTGATAACTGAGTCATTCAAGAAATGTGATGGAGTAAAAATGTCTTGATCTTGACTGATACTTGCTGGGGCTGGGAGGCAGGTGACTCTGCTGATGGAGGTGAAACTCTTGCATTGGGTTTCAAACTACCGACCATGTCTGTTGACTGGATCAGACTGAGGAATCGGATCCTTTCTGTCACAAGCCAGATGTCTGGATGCTATGTGGAGGTCTGTGAGCCTGGGACCAGGTGGCCACAAGCAGGATGCAGAAGAGCATTATTTATCAATAGTCTGGAAGATATGAAAGTGGCGAGAGCCAACTGCAATATGGAATAGCCCATGTGGAATAAACCATGATGGTGTGATTAAAAGAGAGGACGCAGGAAGGCACCGTGCAGCCGTGAGGGAGACCCGAGATGGTCCAAAGCGAGTCGCAGAAAAGCTAATGGTAGGATTAGGTGGAGATCTGGGATGAGAACATCTGCTGCTTAGTTCCAGAATCAGCTCTGTGGTCAGGATCCAACTTCCACTCAACTGCTTTATGCATAGgatgaaataagtatttgaatTTTAAGTCTAGGCTTACATACTGGGTGATTCTGAATACCAGAATAGCTTGGCATGGGAAGCTGGTCCTCGAAAATTTCCATAGTCAACAGAACCGTTTCACCACCAGGCCTTGTGCAAGGTGCTTAACCCAcagttactccagggactggctgggccctgctttctgaaaaaaaaaacacacgttgCTTTGGTTAAAAGTATCTTCAAAATAAGTCAAATGTAAACAGGAATTCTTGGTACAATGAGAATGGCAGTGACTTACAAATATAATCAGTAGTTGTAAGGGAGCAGACAATAAGTATTGCAAGTCATTTAAATGTGAGAGGAGCTGTGAATGACGAAGAAGAACATGACTTATATTACCTATGTGAGGTTTGTGTAGCTGCAGTCCCGTTCAGCTGGAATCACATCAGTGCACAATGTAGGCAGCTGGACGACCTGACATGAATTTCATGTCTTCTACATTTTTAGATGCAATTTTTGGTCTTGGTAAGTGAAAACAAATTTGAGCTGTTTGTCTGGCTATATGTAAACAATGCAATTTAGCCTAATATGtaacttaataaaaatctataaTGCAAAAATATGGATTTTAGTAAAAAACAGAAGTGATTCTTTAAATTTCACTTTACAGATTATTGTAATTGTAAGCAGCTTGACTGAATTTGCTTATGGGAGGTTGAATGAATTTTTTAAATGCTAGAAATGCATTTCAAACCCAGATCTGCGTGTATTGCAGTGATGAACCGTTTAGCATCCAGGATCAAACCCCCATCATTGAATAATGTTGCTCGCAGGCGTCAGCCCTGCTTCTCCATCAACCTCCTGATTTGTCttcgctcatgggagttttgctTACACAAATATGTTTTGGTGAcagattggttcagagagatagccaatcaggttgtggaggaggtgggtccaagcaactagaagagatgtgattggttatctctatGAGCCAATCGTTTTTCCATTTTGccctcagatttttttttgcgtAAGTAAAAATCCTATAAGTTTTGCCTTCCCACAGGTGCTGACGGCCTGATGGGCGTGTACCTCTTTGTGATTGGAGCATTCGATCTGAAGTTCCGGGGGAAGTATAACCAACACGCCcagagatggatggacagcGCTCAGTGTCAGGTGGTTGGTTCCCTGGCCATGCTGTCCACAGAGGTGTCCGTCATGCTGCTCACGTACCTCACCCTGGAGAAGTACGTCTGCATCGTCTACCCATTCCGGTATCTTGCCCCCGGAAGACGCCGGACCGTGAGCATCCTCGTAGCCATCTGGATCCTGGGATTTATCATCGCCTTCATCCCCCTAGTGGCCAAAAACTTCTTTAAGAACTTCTATGGTACCAATGGAGTATGTTTCCCCCTGCACTCTGAACAGCCAGAGACTGTTGGGGCTCAGGTGTACTCCATCATCATTTTCCTTGGTGAGTGCCACTCCTTTACAGTCATGAATTTATTCGTTCCTTCTCCCAAATTTTTCGTTTGCGTCGGTGTGGGGATCACAGGATTGTCTATGACTGGCATGCGTTTCTGTCCAGCAGATGTCGCTGCTGAGTCGCTAAGCAACTTTGCTCACTATGACATGATTTGTAACGCATGACGTGTATAATCACCGTGTTCTTTTACAGGTCTAAACTTGATGGCATTTCTTATAATCGTCTTTTCCTATGGAAGCATGTTCTACAACATTCAGAAAACGGGGACACGAGCTACAGAATACAGCAATCACATCAAGAAGGAGGTGACCATCGCAAAGAGGTTCTTCTCCATCGTTATAACTGACTCCCTTTGCTGGATTCCCATCTTCATTCTAAAGATTTTATCTTTAATTCAGGTGGAAATACCAGGTAAGATCCTGAATCAGTTACAATACACCTGTATAATTCAGCTTTAATGTGAATGATATATTATCTTAACTGAGAAAATATCATTTTACTACATCTATAGTATTGTTcaaggcagtcaaaggaaaaaaaaaactatttcatATGAGAATATGCGCATATTAAGAGTAACACCATAAAAACCAACAAGAATTtcctctgttctccaaaaaTTTTACTGGTATCTTGCCAGATGGCTAGacgaacaccgcttcagttcccaaacctctcctcaggggcacctcaacTGTTCCACATATTTGTTAAATTTTATCACAAGCTCACGCAATCAACTTAAATAGTTTTAGCCGTCAGtaaggtattgattagccatacgAGGTGAGCTAATGGCcaggtttaaaaaaacacatgggAGTTTTTATGGCTgcctaagatttttttttttaaatgata is part of the Paramormyrops kingsleyae isolate MSU_618 chromosome 25, PKINGS_0.4, whole genome shotgun sequence genome and encodes:
- the rxfp1 gene encoding relaxin receptor 1, with amino-acid sequence MPPSLFWLLAVSSHLYRVTAALTSFSLPDKSSCPLGYFPCGNLTKCLPQLLHCNGVDDCGNQADEEYCGDNNGWPNLFDNYFGILSDDFGIKSNKCLLGTIPDQCHCRGLELDCDGTQLRVVPSVSPTVTMMSLQRNRLKKLNADIFYNYNSLQKLYLQHNKIRAVSPSAFRGLYNLTRLYLSYNKISTLKPGVFQDLHKLEWLILENNKISQISSLTFSGLHSLVLLVLLNNSLGQLHDDAVCRGMPKLNWLDMEGNQIESVGEVTFSSCNMLTVLVLQRNRISDLHEKAFSSLRRLGELDLSSNRIKAIPRNLFVDLGELLQLNISYNPILELQLDHFDNLHKLKSLSIEGIEIANIQRRMFEPLKNLTHIYFKKFQYCGYAPHVRSCKPNTDGISSFEDLLANIVLRVFVWVVSATTCFGNVFVIAMRSYIRSENKLHALCIISLCCADGLMGVYLFVIGAFDLKFRGKYNQHAQRWMDSAQCQVVGSLAMLSTEVSVMLLTYLTLEKYVCIVYPFRYLAPGRRRTVSILVAIWILGFIIAFIPLVAKNFFKNFYGTNGVCFPLHSEQPETVGAQVYSIIIFLGLNLMAFLIIVFSYGSMFYNIQKTGTRATEYSNHIKKEVTIAKRFFSIVITDSLCWIPIFILKILSLIQVEIPGTISSWVVIFILPINSALNPILYTLTTRPFKETILQVWNNYRQKRPQADGQQANVPSFTWLEMWPAQESNTVSSPGYLAHPSEMSLTSGKTDLLPEKTVNGI